TTCCTGATGCACTTTATACAAAAGCGCATCACAATCACAGTCTATTAAAATTTCTGTTATTTTTTGGACATGACCGCTCTCTTCTCCTTTTTTCCAGATTTTTTTTCTACTGCGCGAAAAATAATGCGCATATCCGGTTTTGATAGTTAATTCTACGGCCTCTTTATTACTCCATGCAACCATCAGTATCTTTCCTGTTTTGTTATCCTGGACAACAACGGTAACAAGTCCGTTTTTGTCGTAATTTATATCCAGTTTTTTATCCATTCAAATCACTCCCATGATAAATTTCATAATTTCATATAGCAAGTCTCCTGCAAATAAGGCAGTAATATAACCAAAAGTTATTGGAATTATAAAGGGAAGGCCGTAAGAAATCCAGACTTTTCCTGAACGTGTATATATATCCAGTTCTTTTTTGTATTCATCCGGATTTCTTTTTAAATCCTGCGTATACATTCTTCTTTTTCCAGAAATCATTCTCTTTACAGATGCTTTAAAGGAAATAAAATTTCTTTGAACACCATTTTCTGTATCTGCAAATTCTTCCATAATAAATCCGAAAGAGTCGGTAATTTTTTTTCCATCAACAG
The genomic region above belongs to Methanomicrobium antiquum and contains:
- the hisI gene encoding phosphoribosyl-AMP cyclohydrolase, whose translation is MDINYDKNGLVTVVVQDNKTGKILMVAWSNKEAVELTIKTGYAHYFSRSRKKIWKKGEESGHVQKITEILIDCDCDALLYKVHQEGGACHTGYDSCFYRTVDGKIVGNKIFDPDKVYAN